From Cheilinus undulatus linkage group 17, ASM1832078v1, whole genome shotgun sequence, one genomic window encodes:
- the psmb7 gene encoding proteasome subunit beta type-7 gives MATLTVNRPPLSGFSFDNCKRNALLEAEANKVGCSLPAARKTGTTICGLVFKDGVVLGADTRATEGMVVADKNCSKIHYISPNIYCCGAGTAADTEMTTQIISSNLELHSLSTGRLPRVATANRMLKQMLFRYQGYIGAALVLGGVDCNGPHLYSIYPHGSTDKLPYVTMGSGSLAAMAVFEDRYKPDMEEEEAKRMVRDAIAAGIFNDLGSGSNIDLCVITKGKVDYIRPHDEANKKGVRTGDYKYKRGTTGVLTKLVTPLPLEVVDESVQTMDTS, from the exons AAATGCCCTCCTGGAAGCTGAAGCCAACAAAGTAGGATGTAGTTTACCTGCTGCTCGTAAAACAGGAACCACCATCTGTGGTCTGGTCTTTAAG GATGGCGTGGTCCTGGGAGCTGACACCAGAGCCACAGAgggcatggtggtggcagaCAAGAACTGCTCAAAGATCCACTACATCTCCCCCAACATCTA CTGCTGCGGAGCAGGaacagctgcagacacagagatgACCACTCAGATCATCTCCTCCAACCTGGAGCTGCACTCTCTCTCCACGGGACGGCTGCCCCGCGTGGCCACCGCCAACCGCATGCTCAAACAGATGCTCTTCAG GTATCAGGGCTACATCGGGGCAGCTCTGGTCCTCGGAGGAGTGGACTGTAACGGCCCTCACCTGTACAGCATCTACCCTCATGGCTCCACTGACAAGCTGCCCTACGTCACCATGG GCTCTGGTTCTCTGGCGGCTATGGCGGTGTTTGAGGACCGCTACAAACCTGACATGGAG gaggaggaggcgaAGAGGATGGTCCGGGATGCCATCGCTGCAGGAATCTTCAACGACCTGGGCTCAGGCAGCAACATCGACCTCTGTGTCATCACTAAAGGAAAGGTGGACTACATCAGGCCGCACGATGAGGCCAACAAGAAGGGAGTGAG AACCGGAGACTACAAGTACAAGCGAGGAACCACCGGCGTGCTGACCAAGCTGGTGACCCCGCTTCCTCTGGAGGTGGTGGATGAAAGCGTACAGACGATGGACACCTCCTAA